A genomic region of Nitrospinota bacterium contains the following coding sequences:
- the mobB gene encoding molybdopterin-guanine dinucleotide biosynthesis protein B, with translation MDVYWEQFKTPFLCFAGFSGVGKTTLLERLVKRFSEEDIRVGYYKHDAHRFSIDRDGKDTARAKQAGAGIITINDPKHFAIVADNAFKKRSITHALEQCDCILIEGYKQSPFDKIVFLDQKGHFPIPSETPGIKAVIHQGLTSSDLPDVPRFHRDEIEPIYQFVRDHFKRCASELFGAVFVGGDSKRMGKPKFSLTYDGVSGTEKAVKLLSKFCNKVFLSSRADLDMGSLGQIANVERVNDDHIGLGPVGGLATLMGQFPNKAWMITACDMPFLKEEDFEAILQNRDPLKYGTCYVQKGSFGYEPMCAIYEPKFIVPLFEAMSRRELSLSRIIAGSASIEALPFKKLKINEVDRSKFMNINTTEDYEKRNLRLVVYQKKETL, from the coding sequence ATGGATGTTTACTGGGAACAATTCAAAACACCCTTTTTATGCTTTGCCGGGTTTTCAGGGGTTGGAAAAACCACTTTACTGGAGCGTTTGGTTAAGCGGTTTTCCGAAGAAGATATCCGTGTAGGCTATTACAAGCATGACGCACATCGTTTTTCAATTGACCGAGACGGCAAAGACACAGCCCGGGCAAAACAGGCTGGAGCTGGCATCATTACTATTAATGATCCCAAACATTTTGCCATCGTTGCCGATAATGCCTTTAAAAAACGTTCGATCACTCATGCTTTGGAACAATGTGACTGTATCCTTATTGAAGGGTACAAACAATCACCTTTTGATAAGATCGTTTTTCTCGATCAAAAGGGACATTTTCCTATTCCTTCCGAAACCCCGGGTATTAAGGCCGTCATTCACCAAGGGCTAACCAGTAGTGACCTGCCCGACGTCCCGCGTTTTCATCGAGATGAAATCGAGCCTATCTACCAATTTGTCCGCGACCATTTCAAAAGATGTGCCAGCGAACTTTTTGGAGCTGTTTTTGTAGGAGGTGATAGCAAGCGGATGGGAAAGCCAAAGTTTTCGCTCACCTATGATGGTGTATCGGGGACAGAAAAGGCGGTCAAACTTTTGAGCAAATTTTGCAATAAAGTATTTCTTTCCTCACGCGCCGATCTTGATATGGGTTCTTTAGGCCAGATAGCAAATGTAGAACGGGTTAATGATGATCATATTGGACTCGGACCCGTTGGAGGACTGGCAACTCTGATGGGACAATTTCCAAATAAGGCATGGATGATAACCGCATGCGACATGCCCTTTTTAAAAGAAGAGGATTTTGAGGCAATCTTACAAAACCGAGATCCATTAAAATATGGTACATGCTATGTTCAAAAAGGCAGCTTCGGTTATGAGCCAATGTGCGCCATTTACGAACCAAAATTCATCGTTCCTCTTTTTGAAGCCATGTCAAGACGGGAGCTGTCCTTGTCTAGAATTATTGCTGGGTCTGCTTCTATTGAGGCACTCCCATTTAAAAAATTAAAGATCAACGAAGTG